Proteins from one Amycolatopsis endophytica genomic window:
- the eccCa gene encoding type VII secretion protein EccCa, translating into MGTIIVKRPLRRPAPDLPSGDVVLDPPPENPPPAGKNWTRVLMILPMLAGTGGMALLIGAGRSGPLMYVAGGLYGVAVLGMILFQIISQGGQGASKQEMIANRRRYMRRLSQLRAQVRDTIDQQRKAMFYRHPDPSRLWSTAQSARVWERRPGDWDFTVIRIGLGSQELATPLVPPETKPIDELEPLCAMALRRFVTTYSTVPDLPVAVALRGFSRIYLTGDDDRKRAMARALTAQLGTFHAPGDVLTAFCVRERELWDWAKWLPHALHPTKTDAVGQIRLVAPSVTALEAMLDDVLANRPRFNPGTAPIEGSTHVVVFVDGGDTGGSEHLMIEGGVEGVTVVDLSGEPPRLLDSATLVLDIAPDGTLTSRTMDGAGNIGTADGLDVTEMRGLVRSLAPLRLSALTASEQPLSGSLELTDLLGLGDPYEFDLAKSWEARSNRDRLRVPVGITADGRPMELDIKESAQDGMGPHGLLVGATGSGKSELLRTLVLALAVTHDSEILNFVLVDFKGGATFTKLDRLPHTSAVITNLADELHLVDRMLDAIGGELVRRQELLRKAGNYGSQRDYEKARIAGAPLDPLPALLIVVDEFSELLTARPDFIDMFVQIGRVGRSLGVHLLLASQRLEEGRLRGLDSHLSYRIALRTFSAMESRVVLGTPDAFQLPRSPGNGFLKTGVDELTRFKAAYVSGVHRRGTVQRTDDEGRQIDPVQDYSTAYLRPRLAEKPVEQPKPDESDDLGETLMDVLVERLEGQGVPAHQVWLPPLEEPPTMDQLLAPLVTDPERGLTTGLREHRGALRAAAGIIDRPADQRRDVCWLDLSGAGGNVAIVGGPHSGKSTAVRAVIASLALTHTPAEVQFFCLDFGGGGLMAMRDLAHVGGVATRREVDRVRRSVAEARTLIAEREQRFAEHGVDSMSTYRKLLREGRFPEDPFGDLFLVVDGWSTLRAEFEDLEADVAEVVNRGLAFGVHVVAAANRWMDMRMNLRDMFGSKLELRLGDPVDSVIGRRQAAGVPEQTPGRGLAPDGMHFLSAVPRVDGRDTADELAEGIGHLVTSVNEAWPGEPAPRVRLLPPMLPYTALPAPDEHGIPIGISEADLQPVGLDFAAEPHLVLFGDVESGKSTFLRALATSLMARYTPDQAQIALIDFRRSLLGLIPDEYLIGYATSSGTVQEMVRLTVDAMVKRLPGGDITPEQLRARSWWSGPELFILVDDYDLVAPNPHDNPLAPLLEYMTQGRDIGLHLVVTRRSGGAARAMFDPVIARIRDLASPGIMMSGNREEGPLLGNIRPQKLPAGRGWLITRSAGARLVQLAELPPQA; encoded by the coding sequence TTGGGAACGATCATAGTCAAGCGGCCACTCCGGCGGCCCGCGCCCGATCTGCCCTCGGGCGACGTGGTGCTCGATCCGCCGCCGGAGAACCCGCCACCGGCGGGTAAGAACTGGACGCGGGTGCTGATGATCCTGCCCATGCTCGCCGGCACCGGTGGGATGGCGCTGCTGATCGGCGCGGGCCGCTCCGGTCCGCTGATGTACGTCGCGGGTGGCCTGTACGGCGTCGCGGTGCTCGGCATGATCCTGTTCCAGATCATCAGTCAGGGCGGGCAGGGCGCGAGCAAACAGGAGATGATCGCCAACCGGCGCCGGTACATGCGGCGGCTGTCGCAGCTGCGCGCGCAGGTGCGGGACACGATCGACCAGCAGCGCAAGGCGATGTTCTACCGCCACCCGGACCCGTCGCGGCTGTGGTCGACCGCGCAGAGCGCACGGGTGTGGGAGCGCAGGCCCGGCGACTGGGACTTCACCGTCATCCGCATCGGGCTGGGCTCGCAGGAGCTGGCCACGCCGCTGGTCCCGCCGGAGACCAAGCCGATCGACGAGCTGGAACCGCTGTGCGCGATGGCGCTGCGCAGGTTCGTCACGACCTATTCGACGGTGCCGGACCTGCCGGTCGCGGTCGCGCTGCGCGGGTTCTCGCGCATCTACCTGACCGGCGACGACGACCGCAAACGCGCGATGGCGCGTGCGCTGACCGCGCAGCTGGGCACCTTCCACGCCCCCGGTGACGTGCTGACCGCGTTCTGCGTGCGCGAGCGCGAGCTGTGGGACTGGGCCAAATGGCTGCCGCACGCGCTGCACCCCACCAAGACCGACGCGGTCGGCCAGATCCGGCTCGTCGCGCCGAGCGTCACCGCGCTGGAGGCCATGCTCGACGACGTCCTCGCCAACCGGCCGCGGTTCAACCCGGGCACCGCGCCGATCGAGGGATCGACGCACGTGGTGGTGTTCGTCGACGGCGGCGACACCGGTGGATCCGAGCACCTGATGATCGAGGGCGGCGTCGAGGGGGTCACCGTCGTCGACCTCTCCGGGGAGCCGCCGCGGCTGCTCGACTCGGCCACGCTCGTGCTCGACATCGCTCCCGACGGCACCCTGACGAGCCGCACGATGGACGGCGCGGGCAACATCGGCACCGCCGACGGTCTGGACGTCACGGAGATGCGTGGCCTGGTGCGCTCGCTCGCGCCGCTGCGGCTGTCCGCGCTCACCGCGAGCGAGCAGCCGCTGTCCGGGTCGCTGGAACTCACCGATTTGCTCGGGCTGGGCGATCCGTACGAGTTCGACCTCGCGAAGAGCTGGGAGGCGCGGTCCAACCGGGACCGGTTGCGCGTCCCGGTCGGCATCACCGCCGACGGCCGCCCGATGGAACTGGACATCAAGGAGTCCGCGCAGGACGGCATGGGCCCGCACGGGCTGCTCGTGGGCGCCACGGGTTCGGGAAAGTCCGAGCTGCTGCGCACGCTGGTGCTGGCGCTGGCCGTCACGCACGATTCGGAGATCCTCAACTTCGTGCTGGTGGACTTCAAGGGTGGCGCGACGTTCACCAAGCTCGACCGGCTCCCGCACACCAGCGCGGTGATCACCAACTTGGCCGACGAGCTGCACCTGGTGGACCGCATGCTGGACGCGATCGGCGGCGAGCTGGTGCGCAGGCAGGAACTGCTGCGCAAGGCGGGCAACTACGGTTCGCAGCGCGACTACGAGAAGGCCCGCATCGCCGGTGCCCCGCTCGATCCGCTGCCCGCGCTGCTGATCGTGGTCGACGAGTTCTCCGAACTGCTGACCGCGCGGCCGGACTTCATCGACATGTTCGTCCAGATCGGACGCGTCGGACGTTCGCTGGGCGTTCACCTGCTGCTCGCTTCCCAGCGGCTGGAGGAAGGCCGCCTGCGCGGGCTGGACTCCCACCTGTCCTACCGGATCGCGCTGCGGACGTTCTCCGCGATGGAAAGCCGCGTCGTGCTCGGCACGCCGGACGCGTTCCAGCTGCCCCGCTCCCCCGGCAACGGCTTCCTCAAGACCGGGGTGGACGAGCTGACCCGCTTCAAGGCGGCCTACGTCTCGGGCGTGCACCGCCGCGGGACGGTGCAGCGCACGGACGACGAGGGCCGCCAGATCGACCCGGTGCAGGACTACTCGACGGCCTACCTGCGCCCGCGGCTGGCCGAGAAGCCGGTGGAGCAACCAAAACCGGACGAATCCGACGATCTCGGCGAGACGCTGATGGACGTGCTGGTCGAGCGGCTGGAGGGTCAGGGCGTTCCGGCGCACCAGGTGTGGCTGCCGCCGCTGGAGGAGCCGCCCACGATGGACCAGCTGCTCGCGCCGCTGGTCACCGACCCCGAACGCGGTCTGACCACCGGGCTCCGCGAGCACCGCGGCGCGCTGCGGGCCGCGGCCGGGATCATCGACCGGCCCGCCGACCAGCGCCGGGACGTGTGCTGGCTGGACCTGTCGGGCGCGGGCGGCAACGTGGCGATCGTGGGTGGCCCGCACAGCGGCAAGAGCACCGCGGTTCGCGCGGTGATCGCGAGCCTCGCCCTCACCCACACCCCGGCCGAGGTGCAGTTCTTCTGCCTCGACTTCGGCGGCGGCGGGCTCATGGCGATGCGGGACCTCGCCCATGTCGGTGGTGTCGCGACCCGCCGCGAGGTCGACCGGGTGCGGCGCAGCGTGGCGGAGGCACGGACCCTCATCGCCGAGCGCGAGCAGCGATTCGCCGAACACGGCGTCGACAGCATGTCCACCTACCGCAAGCTGCTGCGCGAAGGCCGTTTTCCGGAGGACCCGTTCGGCGACCTGTTCCTGGTCGTCGACGGCTGGAGCACGCTGCGCGCCGAGTTCGAGGACCTGGAGGCCGACGTGGCCGAGGTGGTCAACCGCGGCCTGGCCTTCGGCGTGCACGTCGTCGCCGCCGCCAACCGCTGGATGGACATGCGGATGAACCTGCGTGACATGTTCGGCAGCAAGCTCGAACTGCGCCTGGGCGATCCGGTGGACTCGGTGATCGGCCGCCGCCAGGCCGCCGGTGTCCCCGAGCAGACCCCAGGCCGCGGCCTCGCGCCCGACGGCATGCACTTCCTGTCCGCCGTGCCGAGGGTCGACGGCCGGGACACCGCCGACGAGCTGGCCGAGGGCATCGGGCACCTCGTGACGTCGGTGAACGAGGCCTGGCCGGGCGAGCCGGCCCCGCGGGTCCGGCTGCTGCCGCCGATGCTGCCGTACACGGCGCTGCCCGCTCCGGACGAGCACGGCATCCCGATCGGCATCTCCGAGGCCGACCTGCAGCCGGTCGGCCTCGACTTCGCCGCGGAGCCGCACCTGGTGCTGTTCGGGGACGTCGAGTCCGGCAAGAGCACGTTCCTGCGCGCACTGGCCACCAGCCTCATGGCCCGCTACACGCCCGACCAGGCGCAGATCGCCCTCATCGACTTCCGGCGCAGCCTGCTCGGCCTCATCCCGGACGAGTACTTGATCGGTTACGCGACATCCAGCGGAACCGTTCAGGAAATGGTGCGTCTCACCGTTGACGCCATGGTCAAGCGACTGCCGGGAGGTGACATCACACCGGAGCAGCTCCGCGCGCGCAGCTGGTGGAGCGGTCCGGAACTGTTCATCCTGGTCGACGACTACGACCTGGTCGCGCCGAACCCGCACGACAACCCGCTCGCTCCCCTGCTGGAGTACATGACGCAGGGCCGGGACATCGGCCTGCATCTGGTGGTGACGCGCCGCAGTGGTGGCGCCGCGCGGGCGATGTTCGACCCGGTCATCGCCCGGATCAGGGACCTGGCCTCGCCGGGGATCATGATGTCGGGCAACCGCGAGGAAGGTCCGCTGCTGGGCAACATCCGGCCGCAGAAGCTGCCGGCGGGCCGTGGCTGGCTGATCACCCGTAGCGCGGGGGCGCGGTTGGTGCAGCTCGCGGAGCTGCCGCCGCAAGCTTGA
- the eccB gene encoding type VII secretion protein EccB has translation MPTRRDQLQAYQFMMQRVTSALIVHETDPELTPLRRGVGAVFAGVMIAVLVAAGFGVYGVFTGVGGTSWKTDGAVVIERETGATFVYQGGELQPTLNYASARLLTSADKAGPHRVAGEDLAGLPRKSAVGIAGAPASLPPADRATATPWTMCSVLGRNLAGGPLTTTTLMVGRSMPGGTPLGQRAILARDSSDGTVYLVWNNHRYRITDTSVVRSVFGAQASPVEAGTAWLNGLPVGQDLGRIDVPGQGAPSSVLSGFDVGDVVYYPLSRGVQYYLVRQEGLAPLTELQVRILSGQYSVQPKEIPAAAANAAPTSSALAPAEGEAAPPSLPPELATVPDEGRAALCSQTHDARTDPVISMGGDPDAMAAAITTTVETGTGTKLADRVLVPPGSVAVVRVLPSATATTGAYTLLTDTGLRYPVPSEDVLGRLGYSPSSAVDMPAALVQRVPEGPTLDPSAAMRSAVP, from the coding sequence GTGCCCACTCGTCGCGACCAGCTGCAGGCCTACCAGTTCATGATGCAGCGGGTCACCTCCGCGCTCATCGTGCACGAGACCGATCCGGAGCTGACCCCGCTGCGCCGGGGGGTGGGCGCGGTGTTCGCCGGGGTGATGATCGCGGTGCTGGTGGCTGCGGGGTTCGGTGTTTACGGGGTGTTCACCGGAGTCGGTGGCACGTCCTGGAAAACCGACGGCGCGGTGGTGATCGAGCGCGAGACCGGCGCGACCTTCGTATACCAGGGCGGCGAGCTGCAGCCGACCCTGAACTACGCCTCAGCGCGCCTGCTGACCAGCGCGGACAAGGCGGGCCCGCACCGCGTGGCCGGTGAGGACCTGGCGGGTCTGCCGCGTAAGTCCGCCGTGGGCATCGCCGGCGCGCCCGCCTCGCTGCCGCCCGCCGACCGGGCGACCGCGACCCCGTGGACGATGTGCTCGGTGCTGGGCCGCAACCTCGCGGGCGGTCCGCTGACCACGACGACGCTCATGGTCGGCCGGTCGATGCCGGGCGGCACCCCGCTCGGCCAGCGCGCGATCCTCGCCCGCGACTCCAGCGACGGCACCGTCTACCTGGTGTGGAACAACCACCGCTACCGGATCACCGACACCTCGGTGGTCCGCTCGGTGTTCGGCGCGCAGGCCAGTCCGGTCGAGGCGGGCACCGCCTGGCTGAACGGCCTGCCGGTGGGCCAGGACCTGGGCCGGATCGACGTGCCCGGCCAGGGTGCACCGTCCTCTGTGCTCAGTGGGTTCGACGTCGGCGACGTGGTCTACTACCCGCTGTCCCGCGGCGTGCAGTACTACCTGGTCCGGCAGGAGGGCCTGGCGCCGCTGACCGAGCTGCAGGTGCGCATCCTGTCCGGGCAGTACTCCGTGCAGCCCAAGGAGATCCCGGCCGCGGCCGCGAACGCCGCGCCGACCAGCTCGGCGCTGGCACCAGCCGAGGGCGAGGCCGCCCCGCCGTCGCTGCCACCGGAGCTGGCCACCGTGCCGGACGAGGGCCGCGCCGCCCTGTGCTCACAGACGCACGACGCCCGCACCGACCCGGTGATCTCGATGGGCGGTGACCCGGACGCCATGGCCGCGGCCATCACGACGACCGTGGAGACCGGCACCGGCACGAAGCTCGCCGACCGCGTCCTGGTCCCGCCGGGCAGCGTCGCCGTGGTGCGGGTGCTGCCCTCGGCGACAGCGACCACCGGGGCGTACACGCTGCTCACCGACACCGGCCTGCGCTACCCCGTCCCGTCCGAGGACGTGCTGGGCCGGCTGGGGTATTCCCCCTCGTCGGCGGTGGACATGCCGGCCGCGCTGGTGCAGCGTGTCCCGGAGGGGCCCACGCTCGACCCGTCCGCGGCGATGCGGTCAGCGGTCCCGTAG
- the eccD gene encoding type VII secretion integral membrane protein EccD, whose translation MTSAMGTTLAKVSITTPKRGIDVALPENVPVAELLPYILRHAGEDAPDTGEQHGGWSLRRPTGERLDGQQTLAAQQVRDGEILHLVPGPVDWPEIEYDDLVEAIASGARRYGRSWGRAATRRAGLVIAAVLLCGGSLVSLLFEPPWLDAGLIMLSVAVVLTALGIVVARAVPDAYAGAVFAGSALPYAFLGGYLPTAADHQALFGFGSPQLLLGTISLLVFGIVGYLGVGAMSRVFVAAIATGFFGALGALFAGWMDPDAAGALVLTLGIGLLPGYPWLSLRLGRVPFPALPQRSADLLNDEPHPATPAVFDAAARADELLTGLLMGASLTSAFSAVFLAAHGGGSRLIMLLLATIALLLRARLFPVPRQRIPLLIAGLWIFVLLAQWCFGTASGNGGIGLFLLALVVVALLVSAAGLVYSRKNPTPWFGRIADIVDVMAIVALIPFAGFITGFFAYVQGLMASIG comes from the coding sequence ATGACGTCGGCGATGGGCACGACCCTCGCGAAGGTGAGCATCACGACGCCCAAACGCGGGATCGACGTCGCGCTCCCGGAGAACGTGCCGGTCGCGGAGCTGCTTCCCTACATCCTGCGGCACGCGGGCGAGGACGCGCCGGACACCGGCGAGCAGCACGGCGGCTGGTCGCTGCGGCGGCCCACCGGCGAACGGCTCGACGGCCAGCAGACGCTCGCCGCGCAGCAGGTGCGCGACGGCGAGATCCTGCACCTCGTCCCCGGTCCGGTGGACTGGCCCGAGATCGAGTACGACGACCTGGTCGAGGCCATCGCCAGCGGCGCGCGGCGCTACGGCCGCAGCTGGGGCCGTGCGGCCACCCGGCGCGCGGGTCTGGTGATCGCGGCCGTGCTGTTGTGCGGCGGCAGCCTGGTGTCGCTGTTGTTCGAACCACCGTGGCTGGACGCGGGCCTGATCATGCTGTCCGTCGCGGTGGTGCTGACCGCGCTGGGCATCGTGGTCGCGCGCGCCGTACCGGACGCATACGCGGGGGCGGTTTTCGCCGGATCCGCGCTGCCGTACGCGTTCCTCGGCGGGTACCTGCCGACCGCGGCCGACCACCAGGCGCTGTTCGGCTTCGGCTCGCCGCAGCTGCTGCTCGGCACGATCTCGCTGCTGGTGTTCGGGATCGTCGGCTACCTCGGTGTGGGCGCGATGAGCAGGGTGTTCGTGGCCGCCATCGCCACCGGGTTCTTCGGCGCGCTGGGCGCGTTGTTCGCGGGCTGGATGGACCCGGACGCGGCGGGTGCGCTCGTGCTCACCCTCGGGATCGGCCTGCTGCCCGGCTATCCGTGGCTGTCCCTGCGGCTGGGACGGGTCCCGTTCCCGGCGCTGCCGCAGCGGTCGGCCGACCTGCTCAACGACGAACCCCACCCGGCAACGCCCGCGGTGTTCGACGCGGCCGCCCGTGCCGACGAGTTGCTGACCGGGCTCCTCATGGGGGCGTCGCTGACCAGCGCTTTCTCGGCTGTCTTCCTCGCCGCGCACGGCGGCGGATCGCGACTGATCATGCTGCTCCTCGCGACGATCGCGCTGCTGTTGCGCGCTCGGCTGTTCCCCGTGCCGCGCCAGCGGATCCCGCTGCTGATCGCCGGGCTCTGGATTTTCGTGCTGCTGGCGCAGTGGTGCTTCGGCACGGCGTCCGGCAACGGCGGGATCGGGCTGTTCCTGCTGGCGCTGGTGGTGGTCGCGCTGCTGGTCTCGGCCGCCGGACTCGTCTACAGCCGGAAGAACCCCACGCCGTGGTTCGGGCGGATCGCGGACATCGTGGACGTGATGGCTATCGTGGCCCTGATCCCGTTCGCGGGGTTCATCACCGGATTCTTCGCATACGTCCAGGGCCTGATGGCCTCGATCGGCTGA